One window from the genome of Acidimicrobiales bacterium encodes:
- a CDS encoding alpha-amylase family glycosyl hydrolase: protein MSTEPRSGGSRWWREAVCYEVYVPSFGRGRPLGADAGLPMAGGRPAGDLEGIRAHLDHLAWLGADVVWLTPFYPSPLADFGYDVADYCDVNPLFGSLADFDALVAGAHDRGLRVIVDWVPNHSSSAHPWFVESRSSRRSPKRDWYVWRDGDPSRPPNNWTATFVGGPAWTWDEASEAWYLHLFLPEQPDLNWANPEVEAAMTDVVRFWLDRGVDGFRIDVVHGLGKDPAFPDAPEDVAAVPWSAQNDQESTHGILRRLRQVVDSYPGERFLVGEVFLLSTAKVARYYGDDDELHLAFNFPPLFAPWEEEAWKRRIERVQEELEPKRAWPTWVLSNHDNPRHRTRYGSEARARAAAVLLLTLRGTPFLYQGEELGLEDAVVAPDRQVDPGGRDGCRAPIPWEAGPAHGWPVPAEPGAEADELWLPWPPDAERRNAAAMREDPASILHLYRRVLALRRGSAALRLGTWEELPAPDGVLAYRRRHESDARVVLVNYTGAAVPVTVPGPEALVQVSSLGRGEGVAYGGRLEPDEAVVLG from the coding sequence TTGAGCACCGAACCCCGGAGCGGGGGCTCCCGCTGGTGGCGGGAGGCGGTCTGCTACGAGGTCTACGTCCCCTCGTTCGGGCGGGGCCGCCCCCTCGGCGCCGACGCCGGCCTGCCCATGGCCGGGGGCCGTCCCGCGGGGGACCTGGAGGGGATCCGGGCCCACCTCGACCACCTGGCCTGGCTCGGGGCGGACGTGGTGTGGCTGACGCCGTTCTATCCCTCCCCCCTGGCCGACTTCGGCTACGACGTGGCGGACTACTGCGACGTCAACCCGCTGTTCGGGTCCCTGGCCGACTTCGACGCCCTGGTCGCGGGGGCGCATGACCGGGGCCTGCGGGTGATCGTCGACTGGGTGCCCAACCACTCCAGCTCCGCTCATCCCTGGTTCGTGGAGTCGCGCTCGTCGCGGCGCTCGCCGAAGCGGGACTGGTACGTCTGGCGGGACGGGGACCCGTCCCGGCCCCCGAACAACTGGACCGCCACCTTCGTCGGCGGGCCGGCGTGGACGTGGGACGAGGCCAGCGAGGCGTGGTACCTGCACCTGTTCCTCCCCGAGCAGCCCGACCTCAACTGGGCCAACCCCGAGGTGGAGGCGGCCATGACCGACGTGGTGCGGTTCTGGCTGGACCGCGGCGTCGACGGGTTCCGCATCGACGTCGTGCACGGGCTCGGCAAGGACCCCGCCTTCCCGGACGCCCCCGAGGACGTGGCCGCCGTCCCGTGGTCGGCCCAGAACGACCAGGAGAGCACCCACGGCATCCTCCGCCGCCTGCGCCAGGTGGTCGACTCCTACCCGGGTGAGCGGTTCCTCGTCGGCGAGGTGTTCCTGCTCTCGACGGCCAAGGTGGCCCGCTACTACGGGGACGACGACGAGCTGCACCTGGCGTTCAACTTCCCCCCGCTGTTCGCCCCGTGGGAGGAGGAGGCGTGGAAGCGGCGGATCGAGCGGGTCCAGGAGGAGCTGGAGCCGAAGCGGGCGTGGCCGACGTGGGTGCTGTCCAACCACGACAACCCCCGCCACCGGACCAGGTACGGATCGGAGGCCCGGGCCCGGGCGGCGGCGGTGCTGCTGCTCACCCTGCGGGGGACCCCGTTCCTGTACCAGGGGGAGGAGCTGGGCCTGGAGGACGCCGTCGTGGCCCCCGACCGCCAGGTGGACCCGGGTGGGCGGGACGGGTGCCGGGCCCCGATCCCGTGGGAGGCGGGGCCGGCCCACGGCTGGCCCGTGCCGGCCGAGCCCGGCGCCGAGGCGGACGAGCTGTGGCTGCCGTGGCCCCCGGACGCGGAGCGGCGCAACGCCGCCGCGATGCGGGAGGACCCGGCGTCGATCCTCCACCTCTACCGGAGGGTGCTGGCGCTCCGGCGGGGGTCTGCCGCCCTCCGCCTCGGGACCTGGGAGGAGCTGCCCGCCCCCGACGGCGTGCTGGCCTACCGGCGCCGCCACGAGTCCGACGCCCGGGTGGTCCTCGTGAACTACACCGGGGCGGCGGTGCCCGTGACCGTTCCCGGCCCCGAGGCCCTGGTGCAGGTCAGCTCACTCGGGCGCGGCGAGGGTGTCGCCTACGGCGGGCGGCTGGAGCCCGACGAGGCGGTCGTCCTCGGCTGA
- a CDS encoding HRDC domain-containing protein has protein sequence MAEPGPAPSDGGAHEWVEEPGRFAELCRRWAGLELYALDTEFHRERTYYPRLALLQVASEEGVVLVDPLAVDVAPLAEVLAGPGTMVAHAGDQDVEVLELACGVAPSRLFDTQVAAGFLGMATPSLSRLVESLLGRNLPKSDRLTDWTRRPLTAPQRRYAAADVAHLLELHQVLLARLDDVGRRQWAVQECAELLAGRRQAGIPEQAWWKMRDARQLRARSRSVAQEVAAWRERRAAQLDIPARHVLPDMALASIAHRPPRNREELSEVRGLDRRHLGRETEAGVLAAVKRGLELPASELRTPPEAAVDRTRRPAVALAAAWVGQLATDLEVDANLLATRADLADLLSGRPSRLDQGWRHEVVGAQVAALAGGAAALAFDGRGGLVLEERSHRPASRDSLAGPGPGAAGGSAEDDRLVGLQPPAVGDTLAAPE, from the coding sequence GTGGCTGAGCCCGGGCCCGCCCCCTCCGACGGAGGGGCGCACGAGTGGGTGGAGGAGCCGGGGCGCTTCGCCGAGCTGTGCCGGCGCTGGGCCGGCCTCGAGCTCTACGCCCTCGACACCGAGTTCCACCGGGAGCGCACCTACTACCCCCGCCTGGCCCTCCTGCAGGTGGCGTCGGAGGAGGGCGTGGTCCTGGTCGACCCCCTGGCCGTCGACGTGGCGCCCCTGGCCGAGGTGCTGGCGGGCCCGGGGACGATGGTGGCCCACGCCGGGGACCAGGACGTCGAGGTCCTCGAGCTGGCCTGCGGGGTGGCCCCGTCCCGGCTGTTCGACACCCAGGTGGCCGCCGGCTTCCTCGGGATGGCCACCCCCTCGCTGTCCCGGCTGGTCGAGTCCCTCCTCGGGCGGAACCTGCCCAAGAGCGACCGGCTCACCGACTGGACCCGCCGGCCCCTGACCGCGCCCCAGCGCCGGTACGCGGCGGCCGACGTGGCCCACCTGCTCGAGCTGCACCAGGTCCTGCTGGCCCGGCTGGACGACGTGGGCCGCCGCCAGTGGGCGGTGCAGGAGTGCGCCGAGCTGCTGGCCGGGCGGCGCCAGGCCGGCATCCCCGAGCAGGCGTGGTGGAAGATGCGCGACGCCCGCCAGCTGCGGGCCCGGTCCCGGAGCGTGGCCCAGGAGGTGGCGGCGTGGCGGGAGCGCCGGGCGGCCCAGCTCGACATCCCGGCCCGCCACGTCCTGCCCGACATGGCCCTGGCGTCGATCGCCCACCGGCCGCCCCGGAACCGGGAGGAGCTGTCCGAGGTGCGGGGCCTGGACCGCCGCCACCTCGGCCGGGAGACCGAGGCCGGCGTCCTCGCCGCCGTAAAGCGGGGCCTGGAGCTGCCGGCGTCGGAGCTGCGCACCCCGCCCGAGGCGGCGGTCGACCGCACCCGCCGGCCGGCGGTGGCCCTGGCGGCGGCGTGGGTGGGCCAGCTCGCCACCGACCTCGAGGTCGACGCCAACCTGCTCGCCACCCGGGCCGACCTGGCCGACCTGCTGTCGGGGCGCCCGTCCCGCCTGGACCAGGGCTGGCGGCACGAGGTGGTCGGCGCACAGGTGGCCGCCCTGGCCGGGGGAGCGGCGGCGCTGGCCTTCGACGGCCGGGGCGGGCTGGTGCTGGAGGAGCGCTCCCACCGGCCCGCGTCCCGGGACTCCCTGGCCGGGCCCGGGCCTGGCGCGGCCGGGGGGTCAGCCGAGGACGACCGCCTCGTCGGGCTCCAGCCGCCCGCCGTAGGCGACACCCTCGCCGCGCCCGAGTGA
- a CDS encoding flavin reductase family protein: protein MPEPAAGPVGPFPAGADPDEYDRLRRRVLWSMPSGLYIVGSRAGDRLNGMTCNWATQLATDPKLLGVSVERGAVTHELIEAGGAFSLNVLAREDRTLVRKFVKPADADLAARTLNGFPYTEAVTGAPILAAAVAWLDCRVERSLDAGSHTLFAGEVAAAGFNRPEDTPVLRMEDTRMSYGG, encoded by the coding sequence ATGCCTGAGCCGGCGGCCGGGCCCGTCGGCCCGTTCCCCGCCGGGGCCGACCCGGACGAGTACGACCGCCTGCGCCGGCGGGTCCTGTGGTCGATGCCATCGGGTCTCTACATCGTCGGCAGCCGGGCGGGGGACCGGCTCAACGGGATGACCTGCAACTGGGCCACCCAGCTGGCGACCGACCCCAAGCTGCTCGGCGTCAGCGTCGAGCGGGGCGCCGTCACCCACGAGCTGATCGAGGCCGGGGGCGCCTTCTCCCTCAACGTGCTGGCCCGGGAGGACCGGACGCTGGTCCGCAAGTTCGTCAAGCCGGCCGACGCCGACCTCGCGGCCCGGACCCTCAACGGCTTCCCTTACACCGAGGCGGTGACCGGAGCCCCGATCCTGGCGGCGGCGGTGGCGTGGCTCGACTGCCGCGTGGAGCGGAGCCTCGACGCCGGCAGCCACACCCTGTTCGCCGGGGAGGTCGCGGCGGCCGGGTTCAACCGGCCCGAGGACACGCCTGTCCTGCGGATGGAGGACACCCGGATGTCCTACGGTGGCTGA
- a CDS encoding DUF3151 family protein, producing MSDSPVGIGSRPPETVLEPPAPDALRRLHEALVRDAARRRAAVSEVVAGDPTFLLAWAELGDLARDDVEAYACFRVGYHRGLDALRAAGWRGSGYVRGRHPSNRGFLRCLDGLRRAAVAIGEASEADRCATFLRQLDPEWPLADDA from the coding sequence ATGTCTGACAGCCCCGTGGGCATCGGGTCCCGGCCCCCGGAGACCGTCCTCGAGCCCCCCGCGCCCGACGCCCTGCGCCGGCTCCACGAGGCGCTGGTCCGCGACGCCGCCCGCCGCCGGGCGGCTGTGTCCGAGGTGGTGGCCGGGGATCCCACCTTCCTCCTCGCCTGGGCCGAGCTCGGGGACCTGGCCCGCGACGACGTCGAGGCCTACGCCTGCTTCCGCGTCGGCTACCACCGGGGCCTCGACGCCCTCCGCGCCGCCGGGTGGCGGGGCTCGGGCTACGTGCGGGGCCGCCACCCGTCCAACCGGGGCTTCCTCCGCTGCCTCGACGGGCTGCGCCGGGCGGCCGTCGCCATCGGGGAGGCGTCCGAGGCCGACCGGTGCGCCACCTTCCTGCGCCAGCTCGACCCCGAGTGGCCGCTGGCGGACGATGCCTGA
- a CDS encoding HIT family protein, with translation MADCRFCEILAGEVAAHLVLDEERVAAFLDVRPVFPGHVLVVPREHHENLLTLPADLVPVVFGATRRVARAVQGGLDVPGTFVGINNTVSQSVAHLHVHVIPRRFKDGLRGFFWPRQRYADDAEMADWAARIRPGVTAAGGAGAPPGGGAGG, from the coding sequence ATGGCGGACTGCCGGTTCTGCGAGATCCTGGCCGGCGAGGTGGCGGCCCACCTGGTGCTGGACGAGGAGCGGGTGGCGGCCTTCCTCGACGTCCGCCCGGTGTTCCCGGGCCACGTGCTGGTCGTGCCGAGGGAGCACCACGAGAACCTGTTGACCCTCCCCGCCGACCTGGTCCCGGTCGTGTTCGGCGCCACCCGGCGGGTGGCCCGCGCCGTCCAGGGCGGCCTCGACGTCCCCGGCACCTTCGTCGGCATCAACAATACGGTGAGCCAGAGCGTGGCCCACCTCCACGTCCACGTGATCCCCCGGCGGTTCAAGGACGGGCTGCGGGGATTCTTCTGGCCCCGGCAGCGCTATGCCGACGACGCCGAGATGGCCGACTGGGCGGCCCGGATCCGCCCTGGAGTGACGGCCGCCGGCGGGGCTGGGGCCCCGCCTGGCGGAGGAGCCGGGGGGTAG
- the tyrS gene encoding tyrosine--tRNA ligase, protein MAPAPLFADLEFRGLVHQVTDPGLAERMAAERLTAYIGFDPTADSLHLGSLIPMLLLRRLQGAGHRPIALAGGGTGLIGDPSGRETERALLTEDEVRANVAGVRAQLEGILDFSPGPGQAVLADNLDWLGSLGLIEFLRDVGKHFTVNQMIAKESVRSRLDEREQGISFTEFSYMLLQSYDFLHLFDAYGCRLQGGGSDQWGNITLGIDLIRRSRGTEAFGLTSPLLLRPDGTKYGKSETGTVWLDPARTSPYSLFQFLVRSEDAMVPKLLRWYTFLPPERIAELDTAVAERPEQRQAQRVLAREVTTLVHGEAEAVRAERAASVLFTEEIASLDESSLLDVFSDAPSSTRPRSALDGSGLLVSEALRDSGLVSSLSEARKVIDQGGAYVNNRRAGGPEPRIAAADLISDRYVVLRRGKANHHLLRFG, encoded by the coding sequence ATGGCCCCTGCCCCGCTGTTCGCCGACCTCGAGTTCCGGGGCCTGGTCCACCAGGTCACCGACCCCGGGCTGGCGGAGCGCATGGCGGCCGAGCGCCTCACCGCCTACATCGGCTTCGACCCGACGGCGGACAGCCTGCATCTCGGCAGCCTCATCCCCATGCTCCTGCTGCGCCGGCTGCAGGGCGCCGGGCACCGGCCCATCGCGCTGGCGGGCGGGGGGACGGGCCTGATCGGGGACCCCAGCGGCCGGGAGACGGAGCGGGCGCTCCTCACCGAGGACGAGGTGCGCGCCAACGTGGCGGGGGTGCGCGCCCAGCTGGAGGGGATCCTCGACTTCTCCCCGGGACCGGGCCAGGCCGTCCTGGCCGACAACCTCGACTGGCTGGGCTCCCTCGGCCTGATCGAGTTCCTCCGCGACGTCGGCAAGCACTTCACCGTCAACCAGATGATCGCCAAGGAGTCGGTGCGCTCCCGGCTCGACGAGCGGGAGCAGGGGATCTCGTTCACCGAGTTCAGCTACATGCTGCTGCAGTCCTACGACTTCCTCCACCTCTTCGACGCCTACGGGTGCCGCCTGCAGGGGGGCGGGTCCGACCAGTGGGGGAACATCACCCTCGGGATCGACCTGATCCGCCGGTCGCGGGGGACCGAGGCGTTCGGGCTCACCTCGCCGCTGCTGCTGCGCCCCGACGGCACCAAGTACGGCAAGAGCGAGACCGGGACGGTCTGGCTCGACCCGGCCCGCACCAGCCCGTACTCCCTCTTCCAGTTCCTCGTGCGCAGCGAGGACGCCATGGTCCCCAAGCTGCTGCGGTGGTACACGTTCCTGCCCCCCGAGCGCATCGCCGAGCTCGACACGGCCGTGGCCGAGCGCCCCGAGCAGCGCCAGGCGCAGCGGGTCCTGGCCCGGGAGGTGACCACCCTGGTCCACGGGGAGGCCGAGGCGGTCCGGGCCGAGCGGGCGGCGTCGGTCCTGTTCACCGAGGAGATCGCGTCACTGGACGAGTCCAGCCTGCTGGACGTGTTCTCCGACGCCCCGTCGAGCACCCGCCCCCGCTCGGCCCTGGACGGCTCCGGCCTCCTGGTGTCCGAGGCGCTGCGCGACTCGGGCCTGGTCAGCTCGCTGTCCGAGGCCCGCAAGGTCATCGACCAGGGCGGCGCCTACGTGAACAACCGCCGGGCCGGCGGCCCCGAGCCCCGCATCGCCGCCGCCGACCTGATCAGCGACCGCTACGTCGTGCTGCGCCGGGGCAAGGCCAACCACCACCTGCTCCGCTTCGGCTGA